The Exiguobacterium mexicanum genome includes a window with the following:
- a CDS encoding glycoside hydrolase family 43 protein produces the protein MKRKSMWIIATLVGVIAIALVGWSLTRADQLTESDTFMNPILPDGADPFLYEHEGSYVYTQTTGSNVTLWRTDAPTELATAESKVIWQPTKGERDIWAPEIHFVNDRWYVYYAAVMPGEVHKMYVLESATADPFSDYTEKGVIEDPSGKWAIDGTILKNGDDLYYVWSGWEGDVNVSQYLYIAEMSDPMTISSERVELSSPTYDWESLGAPPSINEGPQILMKGGQIHIVYSASGSWTDFYQLGLLSATSDSDLMDPDAWTKQEKPVFSSSGDVFGPGHASFVTSPDGSEDWIVYHAARAEGSGWTRNVRMQPFTWKDNVPVFGEPVSTDEALPFPSGQTGLLAVDMNETITPDNPLDLRLDIPESGRYQVVLYVENQTEVPYTLAYDEKSVRGMALANDGNVPTPNVVVFDALAFDSGSASIEIMAEYESKITRIELRQAN, from the coding sequence ATGAAACGAAAATCCATGTGGATCATCGCTACCCTCGTCGGTGTCATCGCCATCGCTCTCGTCGGTTGGTCACTCACTAGAGCGGATCAATTGACCGAGAGTGACACGTTCATGAACCCGATTCTACCGGACGGTGCCGACCCGTTCCTATATGAGCATGAAGGGTCATACGTCTATACACAGACGACCGGCAGCAACGTCACGCTGTGGCGCACCGACGCCCCGACCGAGCTGGCGACAGCCGAATCAAAGGTCATCTGGCAACCGACGAAAGGCGAACGGGACATTTGGGCCCCAGAGATCCATTTCGTGAACGACCGCTGGTACGTCTACTACGCGGCCGTCATGCCGGGTGAGGTGCACAAAATGTACGTACTCGAGTCGGCGACCGCCGATCCATTCTCGGACTATACGGAAAAAGGTGTCATCGAGGACCCATCCGGTAAGTGGGCCATCGACGGCACGATTCTCAAAAACGGAGATGATTTGTATTACGTCTGGTCGGGTTGGGAAGGCGACGTCAACGTCAGCCAATACCTATATATCGCCGAGATGTCAGACCCGATGACGATTTCAAGCGAGCGGGTCGAGTTGTCAAGTCCGACATATGACTGGGAGTCGCTCGGTGCCCCACCGTCAATCAATGAGGGGCCTCAAATCCTCATGAAAGGTGGTCAAATCCATATCGTCTATTCGGCGAGCGGCAGTTGGACCGACTTTTACCAGCTCGGTCTCTTGTCAGCGACAAGCGATTCCGACCTGATGGACCCGGACGCCTGGACCAAGCAAGAAAAACCCGTCTTCTCGTCGAGCGGTGACGTCTTCGGCCCTGGCCACGCCTCGTTCGTGACATCCCCTGATGGAAGCGAGGACTGGATCGTCTATCACGCCGCTCGGGCGGAAGGGAGCGGTTGGACACGGAACGTTCGGATGCAGCCGTTCACGTGGAAAGATAACGTCCCGGTGTTCGGTGAGCCGGTCTCAACGGATGAAGCCCTCCCATTTCCGTCAGGCCAGACAGGATTGCTTGCCGTCGATATGAACGAGACGATCACGCCTGACAACCCATTAGACCTGCGTCTCGACATTCCAGAAAGCGGACGTTATCAAGTCGTCCTCTATGTCGAGAATCAAACCGAGGTGCCATATACACTTGCCTACGATGAAAAATCGGTACGAGGCATGGCACTCGCAAACGATGGTAACGTCCCTACTCCCAACGTCGTCGTCTTTGACGCTTTGGCATTTGATTCCGGTTCAGCCTCAATCGAAATCATGGCCGAATATGAAAGTAAGATCACGCGTATCGAGTTGCGACAGGCGAACTAA
- a CDS encoding glycoside hydrolase family 2 protein, with translation MTITHFPRPQFIRKDWQTLDGAWRFAFDDDNKGLHEHWYKRNDLPLTINVPFAYQTERSGIHDPSFHDIVWYERTFDVPSDWNERVILHFNAVDYETAVYVNDQLVGTQVGGQTPFSFDITDALNHGEERVAVRVFDPSTDETIPRGKQFWQEAPDSIWYTRTTGIWQSVWLEHVPNASISRVRMTPDLDQGEIRLAYDVSPSAVGLTLETEISFQGELVSLEQTRLVSSNGKRAVNVMGPHIFHTNFHHDGRTWTPENPNLFDIIFRLKDGEQIIDEVTSYFGMRKIHTEGGMFYLNNKPYYQKLVLDQGYWRESLLTPPSDDALKRDIELAKEMGFNGCRKHQKVEDPRFLYWADHLGYLVWGESAASAFYTEDAAARLTKEWIEIVERDYNHPSIVAWVPLNESWGIPLVRSDAMQQHHSQAMYHLIHSIDGTRPVISNDGWELTVSDICAIHNYNHGQADETKKYEVYKQDLSTTESLLASQPARRRIYANGFSHQGEPILLTEFGGIGYKIGGDAGWGYTSVSDGETFVNDYARIMDAVYASRALHGYCYTQLTDVEQEINGLLTYDREPKVPLETIRHINEQWHHEIR, from the coding sequence ATGACGATCACACACTTCCCTCGCCCACAATTCATCCGAAAAGACTGGCAAACACTCGATGGCGCTTGGCGATTCGCCTTCGATGATGACAACAAGGGGCTCCATGAACATTGGTACAAAAGAAATGATCTCCCTCTTACCATCAACGTCCCGTTCGCCTATCAAACAGAACGGAGCGGCATCCATGACCCAAGTTTTCACGACATCGTCTGGTACGAGCGGACGTTTGATGTGCCAAGCGATTGGAACGAGCGCGTCATCTTACATTTCAATGCCGTCGATTACGAGACGGCCGTCTATGTGAATGACCAGTTGGTCGGCACGCAGGTCGGCGGCCAGACCCCGTTCTCATTCGATATCACTGACGCATTGAACCACGGAGAAGAACGCGTCGCTGTCCGTGTGTTCGACCCGTCGACGGACGAAACGATTCCACGCGGGAAACAGTTTTGGCAGGAAGCACCCGACTCGATTTGGTACACGCGGACGACCGGCATTTGGCAGAGCGTCTGGCTCGAGCATGTCCCGAACGCATCAATCTCGCGTGTCCGGATGACACCTGACCTTGACCAAGGCGAGATTCGCCTAGCTTACGACGTCTCACCAAGTGCGGTCGGTCTCACGCTCGAAACCGAGATTTCTTTCCAAGGCGAGCTCGTCAGTTTGGAGCAGACCCGGCTCGTCTCTTCGAACGGGAAGCGCGCCGTCAATGTGATGGGACCTCATATCTTCCATACGAATTTCCATCACGACGGCCGCACGTGGACCCCGGAGAACCCGAACTTGTTCGATATCATCTTTCGACTAAAGGATGGCGAACAAATAATCGACGAAGTGACGTCGTATTTCGGGATGCGGAAGATCCATACGGAGGGAGGCATGTTCTACTTGAACAACAAGCCGTACTACCAAAAGCTCGTCCTCGACCAAGGCTATTGGCGGGAAAGCCTGCTCACCCCACCGTCGGACGACGCGTTGAAGCGAGACATCGAACTCGCGAAGGAAATGGGCTTTAACGGGTGCCGAAAGCACCAAAAAGTCGAAGACCCCCGCTTCCTCTACTGGGCGGACCATCTCGGCTATCTCGTTTGGGGTGAGTCGGCGGCATCTGCTTTCTATACCGAAGACGCGGCGGCCCGCCTGACGAAAGAATGGATCGAGATCGTCGAACGTGACTATAACCATCCTTCGATCGTAGCTTGGGTGCCATTGAACGAGAGCTGGGGCATCCCGCTCGTCCGGTCGGATGCGATGCAGCAGCATCACTCACAGGCGATGTACCACTTGATTCACTCAATCGACGGGACACGTCCGGTCATTTCGAATGACGGATGGGAACTGACCGTGAGCGACATTTGCGCCATCCATAACTACAATCACGGCCAAGCAGACGAGACGAAAAAGTATGAAGTGTATAAACAAGACCTTTCGACGACTGAATCACTTCTTGCCTCGCAACCGGCCCGCCGTCGCATTTACGCAAACGGCTTCAGCCATCAAGGCGAGCCGATTTTGTTGACCGAGTTCGGTGGCATCGGCTATAAGATTGGCGGCGACGCCGGTTGGGGCTATACCTCCGTCTCGGACGGCGAGACGTTCGTGAACGATTACGCCCGCATCATGGACGCGGTCTACGCCTCCCGTGCGCTCCATGGCTATTGCTACACGCAATTGACGGACGTCGAACAAGAGATCAATGGTCTCCTCACGTACGACCGGGAACCGAAAGTCCCACTCGAGACGATTCGTCATATCAATGAACAGTGGCATCACGAAATCCGTTAA
- a CDS encoding glycoside hydrolase family 43 protein yields the protein MQTTHLPIQTVKRTDLHMRDPFVFSDESTETYYLFGTTFADGIGDVEPGFYVYTSPNLEDWTGPYLAFTPPAGYWGVRHYWAPEVHHVDDSYWMLATCKGGIGVHRGTTILRADHPGGPYRPLYNEATTPPDEEALDGTFYEEDGRRFLVYCHEWTQQYYGEIKGIELDHGRPIGKPFPIVRAGHQSWIRKFSDPRIQKEGYLTDAPFFYQATNGDLLMFWSSYANADVTGGAGGYTVAVVRSKSGSIFGPWEEDETLFLDKDAGHCSLFRTFSGELMLCTHSPDTPHGMERPTFFSLTETNDGLLIQ from the coding sequence ATGCAAACGACACATCTTCCGATTCAAACCGTGAAACGGACGGATCTTCATATGCGCGATCCGTTCGTTTTTTCGGATGAATCGACAGAAACATATTACTTATTCGGGACGACGTTCGCCGACGGCATCGGCGACGTCGAGCCCGGCTTCTATGTATACACCAGTCCGAATCTCGAAGACTGGACCGGCCCTTACCTTGCGTTCACTCCTCCTGCCGGATATTGGGGGGTTCGTCATTACTGGGCGCCTGAGGTTCATCACGTCGACGACAGTTATTGGATGCTTGCGACATGCAAAGGCGGGATCGGTGTCCATCGGGGCACGACGATTTTGCGGGCCGACCATCCCGGCGGACCGTATCGCCCGCTTTATAACGAAGCGACGACCCCTCCAGACGAGGAGGCGCTCGACGGGACATTCTACGAGGAAGACGGACGACGTTTCCTCGTCTACTGCCACGAATGGACCCAGCAATACTACGGGGAAATCAAGGGGATCGAACTTGATCATGGACGTCCGATTGGCAAACCGTTTCCGATTGTTCGTGCCGGCCATCAATCGTGGATTCGAAAGTTCAGCGACCCACGCATCCAGAAAGAAGGCTATCTGACCGATGCCCCGTTTTTCTATCAAGCAACGAACGGTGACTTGCTCATGTTCTGGTCGAGTTACGCCAATGCCGATGTGACCGGTGGTGCCGGCGGCTATACGGTCGCCGTCGTCCGCTCCAAATCAGGTTCGATTTTCGGGCCTTGGGAAGAGGACGAGACGCTCTTCCTCGATAAAGATGCCGGGCACTGTAGCCTGTTCCGTACGTTCTCAGGCGAACTGATGCTTTGCACTCATTCTCCAGACACACCACATGGGATGGAGCGCCCGACGTTCTTCTCATTAACAGAGACAAATGATGGACTGTTGATTCAGTAA
- a CDS encoding carbohydrate ABC transporter permease has protein sequence MRQKRIKSGILVAVASVLAVLFLFPLVWMVFTSFKTLSESLASASLFPRQWTLENYASIFSASADSNMVQWTINTAIVTLIGTVLVIFVDVLAAYALARLDIPGKKVILGIVVVALTVPGIVTLFPAFYLFKSADLLDTYAPLILPYSAGTLGVFLIYNFLRSFPKELEEAAYLDGASQWQVLTKVIFPSIKPVVTTLGVVTFLAIYNDFLWPSLVTNSDEMKTLTLGVATLVQGSNFVNPAAMMASTVVATVPALIIFLWANKYFVKGVTNSGIK, from the coding sequence ATGAGACAGAAACGTATCAAATCAGGGATTCTTGTTGCGGTCGCCTCTGTACTCGCCGTGCTCTTTCTCTTCCCGCTCGTCTGGATGGTGTTCACGTCCTTTAAGACGCTGAGTGAATCGCTTGCGAGTGCCTCACTGTTCCCGCGTCAATGGACACTTGAAAACTACGCCAGCATCTTCTCGGCTTCGGCCGACTCGAACATGGTCCAATGGACGATCAACACGGCCATCGTTACATTAATCGGGACAGTGCTCGTCATCTTCGTCGACGTCCTCGCCGCCTACGCGCTGGCCCGTCTCGATATCCCGGGGAAGAAAGTCATTCTCGGTATCGTCGTCGTCGCTTTGACCGTCCCGGGAATCGTCACACTGTTCCCCGCCTTCTATCTGTTCAAGAGCGCGGACTTGCTCGATACGTATGCACCGCTCATCTTGCCTTATTCGGCCGGGACGCTTGGCGTGTTCTTGATTTACAACTTCTTGCGCTCGTTTCCAAAAGAGCTCGAAGAAGCGGCTTATCTCGATGGCGCCTCACAGTGGCAGGTCTTGACGAAGGTCATCTTCCCTTCAATCAAACCGGTCGTCACGACGCTTGGAGTGGTCACATTCCTCGCCATCTACAACGACTTTCTCTGGCCGTCACTCGTCACGAACAGCGATGAGATGAAGACGCTCACGCTCGGGGTCGCCACACTCGTCCAAGGCTCAAACTTCGTGAATCCGGCTGCCATGATGGCCTCGACCGTCGTCGCGACGGTGCCGGCACTTATCATCTTCCTCTGGGCGAACAAATACTTCGTCAAAGGCGTCACCAATTCTGGAATCAAGTGA
- a CDS encoding carbohydrate ABC transporter permease, giving the protein MTNKSKWLGFIFVVPFLVSFLVFWLIPLLYGIWISLHDFRLSVGNNGFIGLKNYVDILTPDTIYNRTFMTSLKNTLMFIVLSVPPLILISLGLALLIEHLPKKLKTFFRTVFFLSYSISVTAVSAIYLWLFGANGGYINNILMKAGLISSPINWTGDQPYAWLVIVIATIWWTIGFNMLLFVNALDEVDGTLYEAADLDGASAWNKFRFITLPEIRNISIFVMITTVIASFNLYGQSLLITRGGPEQSTSSLIMGINTTVFGNNQLGVGSAMALLMGVIMMLITGIQYWISYKSDKDDLAKPSRKERKRLKRAVNAGPTNVNQHPAATIDKKERKIT; this is encoded by the coding sequence ATGACGAACAAATCAAAATGGCTTGGGTTCATCTTCGTTGTCCCATTCCTGGTAAGCTTCCTAGTCTTTTGGTTAATCCCGCTCTTATACGGCATCTGGATCAGTCTTCATGACTTCCGGTTGTCGGTCGGAAACAACGGCTTCATCGGCTTAAAAAACTACGTCGACATCTTGACACCCGATACGATTTATAATCGAACGTTCATGACCTCGCTCAAAAACACCCTCATGTTCATCGTGCTGAGCGTACCGCCGCTCATCTTGATCAGTCTCGGCCTCGCCCTATTGATCGAGCACTTACCGAAAAAATTGAAGACGTTCTTCCGGACCGTCTTTTTCTTGTCATACTCAATCTCCGTCACCGCCGTATCGGCCATCTACTTGTGGCTCTTCGGCGCGAACGGTGGATACATCAACAATATTTTGATGAAGGCCGGACTCATCTCGTCGCCAATCAACTGGACGGGTGATCAACCGTATGCCTGGCTCGTCATCGTCATCGCGACCATCTGGTGGACGATCGGCTTCAACATGTTGTTATTCGTCAACGCGCTCGACGAGGTCGACGGCACGCTCTACGAGGCCGCTGACTTGGACGGGGCGTCGGCTTGGAACAAGTTCCGTTTCATCACATTACCAGAGATTCGAAACATCTCGATTTTCGTCATGATCACGACGGTCATCGCCTCGTTCAACTTATATGGACAATCACTCCTCATCACACGAGGCGGACCGGAACAGTCGACGAGTTCACTCATCATGGGCATCAACACGACCGTCTTCGGCAACAACCAGCTCGGGGTCGGATCGGCGATGGCGCTCCTCATGGGAGTCATCATGATGCTCATCACCGGCATCCAATATTGGATCTCGTATAAGAGCGACAAAGACGACCTCGCGAAACCGAGTCGCAAAGAACGGAAACGTTTGAAACGGGCCGTCAATGCCGGACCGACGAACGTCAATCAGCACCCAGCTGCTACAATCGACAAAAAGGAGCGAAAAATCACATGA
- a CDS encoding extracellular solute-binding protein yields the protein MNMKKIGAAASTGLLVFSLAACSGGDSSSDSGKTQIKFINGFTGGDGAFMTKIVDGFNSSQDEFEVVQSQEKDHYTKFKSGNYDLVVIHETSLETYQKDQLIQDAGPYMETAGLAEDDFNAAGIQSGTVEDKLFGVPLDIHPLTMFYNEELVSEAPTDYEQLKALGETLQSENENLYAFGLPSTGLTTFYFTAAAAQNGIDLAKDGYLDFTQSDYADALMQYHDMVFKDNTSPEKLGLDGEFQAFMKSADEGAKQTAVTMTGPWYYQAVKEKYADNLGIGAMPTLFETAATTGNAHTISVAASVEDEEVKDGISEFLKYLYTPENLANWAESGQTPSHLATLDLITEDPEKYELAAKNQKQLDTYVAAPRVYQFDEQMRYMNEVVFTKLTSEPNLTKDALMSELEKATKAAKQIADTQ from the coding sequence ATGAACATGAAAAAAATTGGAGCTGCGGCTTCAACGGGGTTGTTGGTATTTTCGCTCGCAGCTTGTAGCGGGGGCGACTCTTCAAGTGATAGCGGGAAAACACAAATCAAGTTCATCAACGGTTTCACCGGCGGGGACGGTGCCTTCATGACAAAAATCGTGGACGGGTTCAACTCTAGCCAGGACGAGTTCGAGGTCGTTCAGTCGCAAGAGAAGGATCACTATACGAAATTCAAATCAGGGAATTACGATTTGGTCGTCATCCATGAGACGAGCCTTGAAACATATCAAAAAGACCAGTTGATTCAAGACGCCGGTCCTTATATGGAAACAGCCGGACTTGCAGAGGACGACTTTAACGCGGCAGGTATCCAGTCGGGTACGGTCGAAGACAAACTATTCGGGGTACCGCTCGACATTCACCCGCTCACGATGTTCTATAACGAAGAACTCGTCAGCGAGGCTCCGACGGACTACGAGCAATTGAAAGCACTCGGCGAAACGCTTCAAAGCGAGAACGAGAACCTCTATGCGTTCGGTCTCCCATCGACCGGCTTGACGACGTTCTACTTCACAGCCGCGGCCGCACAAAACGGTATCGACCTCGCAAAAGACGGGTATCTCGACTTCACGCAAAGCGACTATGCTGATGCGCTCATGCAATATCATGACATGGTCTTCAAAGACAATACGTCCCCTGAAAAACTCGGCCTCGACGGTGAGTTCCAGGCGTTCATGAAGTCAGCAGATGAAGGTGCCAAACAAACAGCCGTCACGATGACCGGCCCTTGGTACTACCAAGCCGTGAAAGAGAAGTATGCGGACAACCTCGGTATCGGTGCCATGCCGACACTCTTCGAAACGGCAGCCACGACAGGTAACGCCCATACGATCTCGGTCGCTGCTTCAGTCGAAGACGAAGAAGTGAAAGATGGCATCTCTGAGTTCTTGAAGTACTTGTACACACCGGAGAACTTGGCGAACTGGGCTGAATCTGGCCAGACACCGTCACACCTTGCGACACTCGACTTGATCACGGAAGACCCAGAGAAATACGAGTTGGCTGCGAAGAACCAAAAACAGCTCGACACGTATGTGGCCGCACCGCGCGTCTATCAATTCGATGAGCAAATGCGTTACATGAACGAAGTCGTCTTCACGAAGTTGACGAGTGAACCAAATCTTACAAAAGATGCGCTCATGAGTGAGCTTGAAAAAGCGACGAAAGCCGCTAAACAGATCGCAGATACTCAATAA